A region of the Fimbriimonadaceae bacterium genome:
AACTTCTGGCTGCCGCCCACATAGCTCACCTCGGCCAGGCGCCCAAACGCGTGTTGCGCCAGGTCGTCGTAGCGGTATCGCTCCAGCGTTATGCCCCCGCTGACCAGTTGGGTGATGCGCCCATGCGTATCTATCATTGCGCGAATGTCGTTGCCGTTGGCATCCAGCGTGCGCACGATCAATTTGCGCGCGTTGTAATACAACCGCCGCGCCCCTGCATCGCGCTGCTGAATACTCAGCCGGTTGCCCAACCGGTCATACTCATATGTGGCCATCACGCCGTTCGCATCGCTCACGCTCAACACCTCGCCACCCGCACCCACGCTATAGCGCGTTGTCATCGTTGCGCCATTGCCCAGATCTTCAATCACCTGCGTGCGGTAGCGAAAAACATCGAACAGCTCGCGGTGAGGCGTGTTGAACTGCCCGCGCGCCACATTCGCCGCCGAAGCGTCGTGGTCGTTGGCGTCGCGGGTTACCACCTCAAACGGAAAATACGCCGCTGTCGAAACGCCGCCGTTGTAGTTTACGGTTTTCACCACTCGCCCGCGCCCGTCGTAAAACGTATCGCGGTGCGGCTTGGCGGTTAAGTCTGGCACGGCAAAGGCCAGGTTGTTGGAGAAGGTGGGCTCGTATTCGCGCTCGGCCTCGCCCCAGGCATTGGCGGCGCACCAGCCCGACACCACGAATTGCCCACCTTGCGTCTCGGCACGCTGTTGCACCTCTTTGCCGCCGCCATCGAAGTAGGCTACCGCTTGCGCCAGGCCAGCCGCGCCGGGCGCAAACCGCAATTGCGCGATGCGCGCGTGCGGCACATTGGCGTCGTCGTAACGGTATTGGCGCGGCGCATCGGCCAACGACTCACCGGGCAGCGCTGTAGCGGTGACACGCCCTTGTGCATCGTAGGCAAACTGCGCCTGTGTGCCATCGGCGTAGGCAATGCGAGTGGGTTGGCCGATGGCGCGGTCAAACGCAAACTGTGTCACTCCTGCCGCGTCGGTCAACTTGATGCGAAACAACTGGTCGGCATCGTGTTCATATGCAGATGTGTTGCCCAACTCATCCTGGATTGCCGTCTTTACGCCATGCGTGTTGTAGGCGCAGCGACCCGTCTGAGTGAACAAGGCAAGATGGCCGTCCACGTCGTTGCTTGCCGCATAGCCCAGGGTTGCGGCATTCATGCCCGCGTAGTGCGCGTCGAACTCAGCTTGGAGCAACACCAACGCTTCTTCGCGACTCAGCAACCCGCGCACCGTCTGGCCAAGGGGCAAGCCCACAAAGTCTGGCCCATCGTAATAACGGCGCGTCTCGGAGAGCAACGCGCCCGCTTCATCGCGCACCACAATGCGCGAAGCACGGTCCAACAACCAGGCTGTGGTACTGTTGGCATAGCTGATCTCGCTAGTGCGTTTACGTTCGGGCTGCGCTACGCCTGCATGCGTGCCATACCCACGATGCTGCTCCTTTGTCACGTTGCCGTTTGCGTCGTAGGTGTAGGTCTTCTCCTCTCCGCGCAGGTCGCCGGTGTTGGTTCGTTCGGTGTCCTCCAGGCGGTGTTTGGCTACAAACACGAACGAGCGTTTGCGGCCGTCGGGCAACATCCCCAATACGCTCAGCCCATACTCGGAGACTTCGGTGCGATACGGCCTGTTTTGATCGGGTGAGCCATCCAGGCTATAGGTCTCGCTGCGGTGCAACATGCCGTTGAGCGCAGCGTGTTCCAGCCCGTTGCCCGGCAAGCGCTCCTGACCCATTAGGTAGTGAAAGACGATGCGAACATCGGCGCGGCTGAGGCTGCCATTGCTTCGTTCGATGCGCTCACTGCGCCGAAAGCCGTGGAATTGGCGCGTGTTCGGCTCGTAATGCGCTTGGTGATAGTTGAAATCTAGCGCGGTGCTCCGACCGCTCACCAGGTCGCGCTCGCGCGTGCCCGCCACCACCAGATACGGAAACGGAAAGTGGGTGTCCCACAACTCGCCCGCTGCTTCGTCACGCGCAAAGTCTTCCACAGCCGAGCGATACAACAACTCCGACACCAGGCCAGACCCGTTCTCGACCGTGGTGAGCAAATAGGGCAACGAATTGCCAAACGCCAATTGCACGTACGCCATCGTCCGCCCGCGATAGCTGTTCCACACCAGCCCACTGCCCATTTGCCCCTGCATGTTGGCGGCACGCACCGTGCCCGAAATGGGCGGCGGCACATCGCGGATCAAAATCGCATCCGCAAACTGCATCCCGTTTTGGTTGATAAAAATCTCGATGCCTTCGGGCGTGAAGTGAACGAGATCGGCGCAGCCATCGCCATTCAGGTCGGCCAGCAGCACGCTTTGTGGCTGACGCAAGGCATCGCGCAGGCGTGGGCTATTGCGTAGCTGCATGGGTTGGCCAAAGCGCCCAATCCCCAGGCTCGGCCACACCTCCACCCGCCCAGACTGCACCCGCACCACATCTTGCAAACCATCACCGGTCATATCGGCCAGATGCACAGTGGGGTCGGCCAGGCTGGGAACGTTTTCGCTGTTGAAGATCAATTGCGGCTCGGCCCAGCCGCGCTCGCTTTGGTTTTGCCACAGTGCAATGGCGCGGCCCATGTTAGCCAGCGCATCTATGCGGCCATCGCCGTTGCAATCGGCCAGCTTTAGCGAGGGCGAACGCCAGGTTGGCGTCGTGCGCTGCCCACGAGGGAAAGCCACAAACCGCGACCAGCCCTCGCGACCGCCGTTTTCATAGTAGCCCTGCAATTTGTCATTGCCAGCCACCAGCAAATCGGCGGTGCCCGATGCGTTCATGTCCAGAAACGCCAGCCCCTCGCGCGAAAGCGAGCCAATGTGTGGCATGCGCTGCAATGGCACAGGGTGGCTCCAACGGCCGTCGCCTCGGTTACGCCAGTAATACTGCGCCCCGTTACGAATGTGTAGCACGCCCGGCAGCGGCGCGTTGTCCATCGTGACCAGCGCCACATCGTCCTCGTTCAGCGGGGGCGGTTGAGGGCCTTCCTCGGGCGGGTCAATCCAATTGATGGCGTACTGAGTGGGTTGGAAGCGCGTGTAGCCGAATTTGGTCGCTGGCCGTCGGACATCTTGCGAGCCATCTTGTGCTGCGCCGTGTGAGGTCATCCGCACCGAGGTCAGCAGCGACAGCCCACTCAGGGCATCGGGCTCGTAGCCCACGGTCCACGAGCGAATCAATCGCTCGTTGGGCGTGTCTGGGTCGAGGAACAACGCAAGGCGTTTGCAGCGCAAGGCGCGGTGGCGCACAAACCCCATCCGAGCATCGCTGCGCGCGTCGGGTCTCGACTCGTAGTCCAGCCGCACGGCGTAAATGGCGTA
Encoded here:
- a CDS encoding VCBS repeat-containing protein; this encodes MSTGAKQAITSPPAGTGNVPGLGEAFTINLSTGQGVYSYKLPLPDGVAGHTPRLAMEYAHGQGHSPFGFGWRLGVRAIARRLDLGVPNEVSPERFTDSGAEIVPMVDGSYRALAETAFSRYTRIGQGHNLGWKIEDRNGVIHELGQSADSRVADPVDPARIHEWMIERTIDPSGNAITYRYTQDAGMTYLAEVRYAIYAVRLDYESRPDARSDARMGFVRHRALRCKRLALFLDPDTPNERLIRSWTVGYEPDALSGLSLLTSVRMTSHGAAQDGSQDVRRPATKFGYTRFQPTQYAINWIDPPEEGPQPPPLNEDDVALVTMDNAPLPGVLHIRNGAQYYWRNRGDGRWSHPVPLQRMPHIGSLSREGLAFLDMNASGTADLLVAGNDKLQGYYENGGREGWSRFVAFPRGQRTTPTWRSPSLKLADCNGDGRIDALANMGRAIALWQNQSERGWAEPQLIFNSENVPSLADPTVHLADMTGDGLQDVVRVQSGRVEVWPSLGIGRFGQPMQLRNSPRLRDALRQPQSVLLADLNGDGCADLVHFTPEGIEIFINQNGMQFADAILIRDVPPPISGTVRAANMQGQMGSGLVWNSYRGRTMAYVQLAFGNSLPYLLTTVENGSGLVSELLYRSAVEDFARDEAAGELWDTHFPFPYLVVAGTRERDLVSGRSTALDFNYHQAHYEPNTRQFHGFRRSERIERSNGSLSRADVRIVFHYLMGQERLPGNGLEHAALNGMLHRSETYSLDGSPDQNRPYRTEVSEYGLSVLGMLPDGRKRSFVFVAKHRLEDTERTNTGDLRGEEKTYTYDANGNVTKEQHRGYGTHAGVAQPERKRTSEISYANSTTAWLLDRASRIVVRDEAGALLSETRRYYDGPDFVGLPLGQTVRGLLSREEALVLLQAEFDAHYAGMNAATLGYAASNDVDGHLALFTQTGRCAYNTHGVKTAIQDELGNTSAYEHDADQLFRIKLTDAAGVTQFAFDRAIGQPTRIAYADGTQAQFAYDAQGRVTATALPGESLADAPRQYRYDDANVPHARIAQLRFAPGAAGLAQAVAYFDGGGKEVQQRAETQGGQFVVSGWCAANAWGEAEREYEPTFSNNLAFAVPDLTAKPHRDTFYDGRGRVVKTVNYNGGVSTAAYFPFEVVTRDANDHDASAANVARGQFNTPHRELFDVFRYRTQVIEDLGNGATMTTRYSVGAGGEVLSVSDANGVMATYEYDRLGNRLSIQQRDAGARRLYYNARKLIVRTLDANGNDIRAMIDTHGRITQLVSGGITLERYRYDDLAQHAFGRLAEVSYVGGSQKFIYNPTGSLVEHEYRFDGVAARHTLRHEYDLLGREVAVQHPDGTRLARTLTSNGWTQAIPRFVSNVRYDPRGLPVQVTYANGVVRDMQYTPGPGRIKTQTTRNSQNQILESSTLDFDQMEMLLNWQDSAAGGAGQRSFSYDPLYQIKGVTTIENGAPVSRSYDYANHYNLTRFDEAGCVMHYDDAAHPDRVAGVTLNGAARVNVTYDTNGNLLSLPGKTLAYDAKNELTRFTAVSGLSATYAYDHTGQRVSKTVDDGHGHVSRTLFVGALVEIRDDKPAYFVRLGHLRVAIVFDGNTRFVHDDYLGNSAFFTDGAGTKIAAIVYHPFGNVFSSSGNVDFRTFGAHPFDAESGFFYMRKRYYAPEIGRFLTPDPLAIYQPEKFLNNPKALHPFIYVANDPLNKTDPTGLSFWSVLGGVVGVIVGVIAAVAIVALTVMTAGAFGVFVAVLVGIGLTVGAFGVMVGLYAIASATAGTGFGDFMRGFLIGMNAGLNAGLATAIFGPFVGVSLGVINFLAVFDGVAQNSFYQGVLGWASWLMPMSWLATGVGLIFFVVNVVMHFFTVTIPGWFGGSGWDAARIDHISIDWGTGIIVMGGGLIEPSGGADGFNLGNFVFLREGASGDAGLVRHETGHGLNVAAFGALFHYVGALDENPPGNRGHDAFAERLAESHSNRPGSPTVPLWG